A section of the Zygosaccharomyces rouxii strain CBS732 chromosome B complete sequence genome encodes:
- the DCP2 gene encoding decapping enzyme complex catalytic subunit (similar to uniprot|P53550 Saccharomyces cerevisiae YNL118C DCP2 Protein required for the decapping of mRNAs functions to allow the production of active Dcp1p contains a pyrophosphatase MutT motif and several alpha-helical leucine-rich motifs), translated as MSLPLRHPLENVSSLDRVFEDLLVRFVINCPPEDLSSVERELFHFEEASWFYTDFVKLMNPTLPSFKIKSFAKNIIRLCPLVWNWDIHADEALQKFSQYKKSIPVRGAAIFNEKLNKILLVKGTESDSWSFPRGKISKDEDDVACCVREVREEIGFDLTDYIDENQFIERNIQGKNYKIFIISGVSENYNFKPQVRNEIEKIEWRDFRKIQKTMHKSSVRYYLINSMMRPLSMWVRRQKHIIGDDQLRQYAEDQLKLLLGITKEEQVDPGRELLNMLHSAVQQQEEKPENPQETAKGEPTIPTAAAPMVNQMMFPQIMPPAVMGFRPFAPFPFMNGNVPPFMGPHRAPGIPPIDTQQQPQQHQHGTLPTPLGPGNPPQAIPTPDVSSLSRPAFAQEQLNENHQRSDTSSKQLLELLNSKNRSEQQRERPDTNESTQEEDSTPPGSASSDLLNILKKSQLKSEPLVTPYSQNNGHEKLPSQDGYEEFESSSEGSINEDNQQEDDEPNSKSDSDGYEDFESDVSEEHFKEPTPPPKPVAQEAVKQDINKEPKEPKEFKGANHHIGFREESPAPTEGAKPKPKIKLLKRGENLADVLPKQSPPLSTSEKSPSSEDLLGLLKKPHNSSKPQESSEESLKQTGEPVRQVSVPPVNQSPLHFSQQPDVQHHQQQPENILPQFPQPIDIAVPKLQQSPEEELLGMLRKGQSPQPQQDDLNNQESDSHRLLEVLKNRTKRNSIGSPLSEPSASPHNFTNVNPVLPSDSHAASSELLGILRRPINGNSSSPSQVPYGSMGDPFKTDSSYGASPSNELLGILHRK; from the coding sequence ATGTCATTGCCCTTACGGCATccattggaaaatgtatCTTCGCTAGATAGAGTCTTCGAAGATTTACTAGTGAGATTTGTGATAAATTGCCCACCAGAAGACTTATCCAGTGTGGAAAGAGAATTGTTCCATTTCGAAGAAGCATCATGGTTTTATACAGATTTCgtcaaattgatgaaccCAACGTTACCATCATTTAAAATTAAGTCTTTTGCCAAGAATATTATTAGGTTATGTCCATTAGTTTGGAATTGGGATATTCACGCCGATGAAGCCTTACAGAAATTTTCGCAATATAAAAAAAGTATTCCTGTTAGAGGTGCGGCCATctttaatgaaaaattgaacaaaatattGTTAGTTAAGGGAACTGAATCGGATTCATGGTCATTCCCTCGAGGTAAAATCTccaaagatgaagacgatgtTGCATGTTGTGTTCGTGAAGTGAGAGAAGAGATTGGATTTGATTTGACCGATtatattgatgaaaatcaATTTATCGAACGTAACATTCAAGGTAAAAACTATAAAATATTTATCATTTCTGGGGTTTCTGaaaattacaatttcaagCCACAAGTTCGTAATGAAATTGAGAAGATTGAATGGCGTGATTTcagaaaaattcaaaagacaATGCATAAATCTTCAGTGAGGTACTATTTGATAAACTCAATGATGAGACCGTTATCGATGTGGGTGAGACGCCAGAAACACATTATTGGCgatgatcaattgagaCAATATGCAGAGGaccaattgaaattgttaCTGGGTATTACCAAGGAGGAACAAGTAGACCCTGGGAGAGAACTGCTCAATATGTTACACTCTGCAGTTCAGCAGCAAGAGGAGAAACCAGAAAATCCTCAAGAAACTGCAAAGGGAGAGCCCACTATACCGACTGCTGCAGCTCCTATGGTAAATCAAATGATGTTTCCTCAGATCATGCCTCCGGCTGTAATGGGATTCCGTCCCTTTGCGCCTTTCCCCTTTATGAATGGAAATGTACCGCCATTTATGGGCCCACACAGGGCTCCTGGTATACCGCCCATTGATACTCAGCAACAGCCacaacaacaccaacaTGGTACTTTACCAACACCATTGGGTCCAGGTAATCCTCCACAGGCAATTCCTACCCCTGATGTATCGTCATTATCAAGACCGGCATTCGCACAAGAGCAACTTAATGAAAATCATCAAAGATCAGATACTTCGTCGAAACAGCTGTTAGAATTActaaattccaaaaataGATCTGAACaacaaagagaaagacCCGATACAAACGAATCAactcaagaagaagactCTACACCTCCAGGGAGTGCATCTTCCGATTTattaaatattttgaaaaaatcccAATTAAAATCAGAACCATTGGTAACACCCTATAGTCAAAATAATGGtcatgaaaaattaccatcACAAGATGGGTATGAAGAGTTTGAAAGTAGCTCAGAAGGTAGCATTAATGAAGACAAtcaacaagaagatgatgaaccaaACAGTAAATCAGATTCTGATGGATACgaagattttgaaagtgACGTAAGTGAAGAACACTTTAAAGaaccaacaccaccaccaaaacCAGTGGCTCAGGAAGCCGTAAAACAAGATATCAACAAGGAACCTAAGGAACCTAAGGAATTCAAGGGAGCTAACCACCATATTGGTTTCAGGGAAGAATCGCCTGCTCCTACTGAAGGTGCTAAACCAAAACCTAAgatcaaattgttaaaaCGTGGTGAAAATTTGGCGGATGTACTTCCCAAGCAATCGCCACCATTATCAACATCCGAAaaatcaccttcttcagaGGATTTGTTGggtcttttgaaaaaacctCACAATAGTAGTAAACCTCAAGAGTCTTCTGAAGAGTCTTTGAAACAAACTGGAGAACCTGTAAGACAAGTGTCAGTTCCTCCAGTTAACCAATCACCTTTGCATTTTTCTCAACAACCAGATGTTCAGcatcatcaacaacaacctGAGAATATACTTCCACAATTTCCACAGCCAATCGATATTGCGGTGCCAAAGTTACAGCAATCACCAGAGGAAGAATTATTGGGCATGTTGAGAAAGGGCCAATCCCCTCAACCTCAACAAGACGATCTTAACAACCAAGAATCCGATTCTCATCGATTGCTGGAAGTTCTGAAAAATCGTACCAAGAGAAATTCAATCGGTTCGCCGTTGTCAGAGCCCTCCGCTAGCCCTCATAACTTTACCAATGTGAACCCAGTGCTTCCCTCTGACTCACATGCTGCATCATCAGAGCTCTTGGGCATATTGAGGAGACCTATAAATGGTAATTCATCGAGTCCATCCCAAGTACCGTACGGATCCATGGGAGATCCTTTCAAAACGGATTCTTCATATGGTGCTAGCCCCTCTAATGAACTTCTAGGAATTCTACATAGAAAATGA
- the NCS2 gene encoding Ncs2p (similar to uniprot|P53923 Saccharomyces cerevisiae YNL119W NCS2 Protein with a role in urmylation and in invasive and pseudohyphal growth inhibits replication of Brome mosaic virus in S. cerevisiae which is a model system for studying replication of positive-strand RNA viruses in their natural hosts): protein MTEPLCKRCGEPAVILSRKEHFCSRCFCKFISSKQRKQMMSDPYFQDIFKVMHQDKVRSAEQADAQNSSSRILAPLSLGSSSTVMLDVLNDTLNEQKSTQRGRTGFYVDVLLCYLESEFQDLKNRVEELSAARYRDNQENIKFHFINLESFFDGQEFEKLIINDDYLCSSKLDSDPYNLKDLLEQCPNRSSREDLLTFIIRRLVKRYAYQHNHKAILWGHSMTKLADETMSLVVKGRGEHINSLFDSSQLDQDYSGKFRHLYPLKDVLLSEVDAYCYSAGLDKHLVNYTAQDTLLLQKRCETKASGKLIKNMTINEMVRKYFDDIEGDYSNVISTVVRTADKLAEPKLIEPNVKCSLCQGNIHTRGSEWLQSITINNGCPPETQEDKQLYEKWYESNLRRERDEYLELMKSVSSQGEDAPLCYGCVVTLGGVKNKCVTWPQSTDRELNQTLEEFVLADEED, encoded by the coding sequence ATGACCGAACCTCTGTGTAAAAGATGTGGTGAACCAGCAGTGATTCTTTCCAGAAAGGAACACTTTTGCAGCCGATGCTTTtgtaaattcatctcttccAAACAGAGGAAACAGATGATGTCTGATCCATACTTTCAAGATATATTTAAAGTCATGCATCAAGACAAGGTCAGAAGTGCTGAACAAGCAGACGCTCAAAATAGCTCATCACGAATCCTAGCTCCGCTGTCGCTCGGTTCATCTTCTACAGTGATGTTAGATGTCCTGAACGATACTTTGAATGAACAAAAATCTACACAGAGAGGCAGAACTGGGTTTTATGTTGATGTCTTATTGTGCTATTTAGAATCTGAATTTcaggatttgaaaaaccGTGTCGAAGAATTGTCGGCGGCAAGGTACAGAGATAACCAAGAAAAtattaaatttcattttattaACTTAGAATCGTTTTTCGATGGACAGGAGTTTGAAAAACTGATCATTAATGATGATTATCTGTGCAGTTCTAAGCTGGATTCTGATCCGTACAACCTGAAAGATTTATTAGAACAATGCCCCAACCGATCGTCCAGGGAAGACTTATTGACATTTATCATTAGGCGTCTGGTGAAAAGATATGCATACCAACATAATCACAAAGCAATTTTATGGGGACATTCAATGACGAAATTAGCGGATGAAACCATGTCTTTAGTTGTAAAAGGTAGAGGTGAACATATTAATTCTCTCTTCGACAGTTCACAATTAGATCAAGATTATAGTGGAAAATTTAGGCATCTATATCCGTTAAAAGATGTCTTGCTTTCAGAAGTTGATGCATACTGCTACTCAGCTGGTCTCGATAAACATTTGGTCAATTATACAGCTCAAGATACTTTACTTTTACAGAAACGTTGTGAGACGAAGGCCAGTGGTAAACTTATAAAAAATATGACCATTAATGAAATGGTTAGAAAATACTTTGATGATATCGAAGGAGATTATTCAAATGTCATTTCAACAGTGGTGAGAACCGCCGATAAATTAGCTGAACCAAAGTTGATTGAACCGAATGTCAAATGTTCCCTGTGTCAAGGTAATATTCACACAAGGGGATCTGAGTGGTTACAATCAATTACTATTAACAATGGTTGTCCTCCAGAAACTCAAGAAGACAAGCAATTGTATGAGAAGTGGTACGAATCCAATCTGCGAAGAGAAAGAGACGAGTACCTTGAACTGATGAAATCGGTCTCTTCACAAGGTGAAGACGCACCACTATGCTACGGCTGTGTAGTTACATTAGGCGGTGTCAAGAACAAATGTGTCACTTGGCCACAGAGCACCGATCGAGAACTTAATCAAACGCTAGAGGAATTCGTGCTggcagatgaagaagactAA
- the PCC1 gene encoding chromatin DNA-binding EKC/KEOPS complex subunit PCC1 (similar to uniprot|Q3E833 Saccharomyces cerevisiae YKR095W-A) — protein sequence MNHLDHNLHLTIPFPNDRYSEVAVKVLRPDPILRPEDFQVEYKSKGNLLEIDFKSVDDRVLRVGVSSVIDSVKTIVETIDELDYM from the exons ATGAATCATTTAGACCACAATCT CCATCTAACAATACCCTTCCCTAACGACAGGTACTCCGAAGTCGCTGTCAAAGTGCTTAGACCTGACCCGATACTAAGGCCTGAGGATTTCCAAGTTGAATACAAGAGTAAGGGTAATTTGCTAGAAATCGATTTTAAGAGCGTTGATGATAGGGTTTTACGTGTTGGAGTAAGTAGCGTTATAGACAGTGTAAAAACTATCGTCGAAACTATCGATGAACTGGATTATATGTAA
- a CDS encoding PIN domain-containing protein (similar to uniprot|P36168 Saccharomyces cerevisiae YKR096W Hypothetical ORF) gives MIETFNHAKRRQTDKNTNDSSMIGMTPSFTNEINNSTGGVGDASAAAQSVFGTITGDLTREDSDNNNSNNNGEMNNSNNMSSSINPNVNPSINASNINPRLKRSSSNTYNYVSANFVKRRLPNQEEIFPQQSQFLDTSLTGAINQSISVPNTPSKAPTSRRPSLPKKAIDTSSASNYGGAGGGGTYALGSPYCSLPNVSTFVSNVDLASKAAIENSVQKLPCLERNSSNYLQTTPSRLDTPYLSQDQNSNKYYHHGISAYPPVNSGDNSNHHNNMNTNSNTTNNDNDNNNNNTNYYNNHNNRRQNETSKIADIQNSVSVANTNNNNNFDIKENRGNGDCNQDGNNNNGNTNENNFNMNNNGNNNNSINNRSGNNDGRDSNNNSNSNSNNNNNDNNNNNGNRAVPSVVVPSKRSSQALVQKLQDIYKVIVKQEIELQERCSQLTTSQTTELKNLWTIYKINSDLINNYVTFLTTALLPSQTEQDILIGEEIVEIYRIERRLWVYGTITFLDIFKNFSNFMDPEVCCQFITHVFISISNMLGDIPPKYGIPWLQRLGDLSRMAIALYPSGFIDWKLSAEHWYMEAMKFTYSHGKLYYHMSTVQQNTLEAFVNLGKSVFCQDTFIPSQQYMQLVIDNIYQRAFVERNNGNHRNTQLIEYLKHSEVMLLPSFLESADLQQVVLIYFKAKFGCDSNNVNIFDTRKMFCQNPDYLRYFFRHAPAFAESHILQLVGFGDPKNPFALLFELPRFLKDRKDKKEKRRTKSTTVTETSSTMAIDDLEDEQSDRMSTPEGFFGNIETLRFPYSVPSNLEIWNESLNYINMTSLKCSMVVLQKFLKGPLVVALPHFMPWTYFIISLAYKIKDLNHESSRKFWVEFVDRIFPWNTIVSFLNVLIAYMLDNSWKSSLVDSLCGQYSSMGLEDLLDYFNNNEVLPEVWKCWGTLWFDTICNKEQSHVEDLESVGIKNHMFLDAPIDGIAFDANDESGENFWKRACRIIFLFKGLAENFPIGITLSPVAPVYCRRNDVSPYHILKSFSFKLRRGSDSELVPMNPPQPSTTAIDLDHLKNTLEIFEEASWENIHMDTIPMLSVIEGESIFDYAGYRRLHPDYFSYDKNGEFLSASLYTSWYANNNTNNTGVIPAHGSDVDSQRDAVQSVQEMHIFNQIMEPGYCGGFADDLFLRDALYQTAHSSTTYFVLDTTTWLRHFGHIYKLASSGVLKFAICLTTFHELRFLRKPKDENVVEAATRAIITVRQLYSEGKLLPLRFTGNVATHIEEHLEFEEKITWRSHVDEFVIEAVYKAQSKFQEMNQLQLEQEEQQHQLRAHDDRSGLKFVVLVTDDSNMRKKAQDQDVRTFSTKFVFSLCNSIGLRSKICTN, from the coding sequence ATGattgaaacttttaatCACGCTAAAAGGAGGCAAACTGATAAAAATACGAATGATTCTTCGATGATCGGTATGACACCAAGTTTTacaaatgaaattaataACAGCACCGGTGGTGTCGGAGATGCAAGTGCTGCAGCCCAGTCTGTGTTTGGTACAATAACTGGTGACCTAACAAGGGAAGatagtgataataataacagtaataataacggCGAAATGAATAATAGCAATAACATGAGTTCGAGTATAAATCCTAATGTGAATCCTAGTATAAATGCAAGTAACATTAATCCAAGACTGAAAAGGAGTAGTTCAAATACTTATAACTATGTGAGCGCAAATTTTGTTAAAAGACGACTGCCTaaccaagaagaaattttcccACAACAATCACAGTTTCTAGACACAAGTCTAACAGGAGCAATTAATCAAAGTATTAGTGTTCCCAATACCCCATCAAAGGCACCGACTTCAAGAAGACCTAGTTTACCCAAGAAAGCTATTGACACTAGTAGTGCTAGCAATTatggtggtgctggtggtggcGGTACATATGCTCTAGGATCTCCTTATTGTTCATTACCAAATGTATCAACTTTCGTTTCCAATGTAGATTTAGCATCTAAAGCAGCTATAGAAAATTCAGTTCAAAAATTACCATGTTTAGAgagaaattcatcaaattaTTTACAAACAACTCCTTCACGATTGGACACACCTTATCTTTCTCAGGAtcaaaattcaaataaataTTATCACCATGGCATTTCGGCATACCCACCAGTGAATAGTGGAGACAATAGTAACCATCATAATAATATGAATACTAATTCAAATACTactaataatgataatgataataacaataacaatactAATTATTATAATAATCATAACAATCGTCGTCAAAATGAGACATCAAAGATAGCAGATATTCAGAATTCTGTTAGTGTGGCCAATAcaaacaacaataacaatttcgatatcaaagaaaaccgtggtaatggtgattGTAACCAAGatggtaataacaataatggAAATACTAAtgaaaacaatttcaatatGAATAACAACGgcaacaataataacagtatTAATAACAGAAGTGGAAACAACGACGGCAGGgacagcaacaacaacagcaacagcaacagcaacaacaacaacaacgacaacaacaataataacgGTAACAGAGCCGTTCCATCGGTAGTAGTGCCTTCTAAGAGATCGAGTCAAGCTTTGGTGCAAAAGTTACAAGACATTTACAAAGTCATAgtaaaacaagaaattgaattacaGGAGAGATGCTCACAATTGACTACTTCACAAACgacagaattgaaaaatctttggacGATCTACAAGATAAATTCAGATCTAATCAACAATTACGTTACTTTTCTAACTACAGCTCTTTTACCTTCACAAACGGAACAGGATATACTAATaggtgaagaaattgttgaaatatatagaattgaaaggaGACTTTGGGTTTATGGTACCATAACATTTCTGGACATCTTTAAAAACTTCTCCAATTTTATGGATCCTGAAGTCTGCTGTCAATTCATTACTCATGTTTTCATTTCAATTTCGAATATGCTAGGTGACATTCCACCTAAATATGGAATTCCATGGTTGCAAAGACTTGGTGATTTATCACGAATGGCAATCGCACTATATCCATCAGGTTTTATAGATTGGAAACTAAGTGCAGAACATTGGTATATGGAGGCGATGAAATTTACTTATAGTCATGGGAAATTGTACTATCACATGTCGACTGTTCAACAGAACACTTTGGAAGCATTTGTTAACTTAGGTAAAAGTGTCTTTTGCCAAGACACTTTTATCCCATCTCAACAGTATATGCAATTAGTAATTGATAACATTTATCAGAGAGCCTTTGTGGAAAGAAATAACGGTAATCATAGAAATACTCAATTAATCGAATATTTGAAACATAGTGAAGTTATGCTGTTACCAAGTTTTTTGGAATCTGCAGATTTACAACAAGTGGTACTCATCTATTTCAAGGCCAAATTTGGTTGTGATTCCAATAATGTTAACATTTTTGATACAAGAAAGATGTTTTGTCAAAATCCTGATTATCTAAGATATTTCTTTAGACATGCTCCTGCATTTGCAGAATCTCATATTTTACAATTAGTTGGATTTGGTGATCCGAAGAATCCATTCGCATTACTCTTCGAATTACCAAGATTTCTAAAAGATAGAAAAgataagaaggaaaaaagaagaacaaaatcaACTACAGTGACTGAAACTTCAAGTACTATGGCTATAGACGATTTAGAGGACGAACAATCTGATAGAATGTCAACGCCAGAAGGATTTTTTGGAAATATTGAGACTTTAAGATTCCCATATTCAGTGCCTTCTAATTTAGAAATTTGGAATGAATCCTTAAACTATATTAATATGACCAGTCTTAAATGTAGTATGGTtgttttacaaaaatttttgaaaggaCCACTAGTGGTTGCACTTCCTCATTTTATGCCCTGGACTTATTTCATCATTTCTTTGGCTTACAAAATCAAGGATTTAAACCATGAATCTAGTCGAAAATTCTGGGTTGAATTTGTGGATCGTATTTTCCCCTGGAATACAATCGTTAGCTTCTTAAATGTCCTCATAGCTTATATGCTCGATAACAGTTGGAAGTCATCGCTAGTTGACTCTCTTTGTGGACAGTATTCATCAATGGGGTTAGAAGATCTTTTGGATTATTTCAATAATAACGAAGTATTACCAGAAGTTTGGAAATGTTGGGGTACCCTTTGGTTTGATACTATCTGTAATAAGGAACAAAGCCATGTGGAAGATCTTGAAAGTGTCGGGATTAAAAACCATATGTTTTTAGATGCACCTATAGATGGGATTGCATTTGATGCTAACGATGAAAGTGGCGAGAACTTTTGGAAGAGAGCATGTAGAataatctttcttttcaaaggattGGCAGAAAATTTCCCGATTGGTATTACTTTAAGTCCAGTGGCCCCTGTCTATTGTAGAAGAAATGACGTTAGTCCATATCATATACTAAAGAGCTTCTCATTTAAGTTGAGAAGAGGATCAGACTCGGAATTGGTTCCAATGAATCCTCCTCAGCCATCGACAACAGCGATAGATTTGgaccatttgaaaaatactttggaaatttttgaagaagccAGTTGGGAGAATATTCATATGGATACAATCCCGATGCTAAGTGTGATAGAAGGTGAAAGTATTTTTGATTATGCTGGTTATAGGAGGTTGCATCCAGATTATTTCTCCTATGATAAAAACGGTGAATTCTTAAGTGCTTCGCTGTACACATCATGGTACGCCAACAATAATACAAATAATACTGGAGTTATACCGGCTCATGGGAGCGACGTTGATTCTCAAAGGGATGCCGTTCAAAGTGTCCAAGAGATGCATATTTTCAACCAAATCATGGAACCTGGATACTGTGGTGGATTTGCAGATGATTTATTTTTAAGAGATGCCCTTTATCAAACGGCACATTCTAGTACCACGTATTTCGTTCTCGATACTACAACGTGGTTAAGACATTTCGGCCACATTTACAAATTGGCTTCTAGTGgagttttgaaatttgccATATGTCTAACCACTTTCCACGAATTAAGATTTTTACGTAAGCCCAAGGATGAAAATGTAGTGGAAGCAGCTACAAGGGCTATTATTACGGTAAGACAACTTTACAGTGAAGGTAAACTTTTGCCTCTGAGGTTTACTGGTAATGTTGCCACACATATTGAAGAACACTTAGAATTTgaggaaaaaattacaTGGAGATCACACGTGGATGAATTTGTGATTGAAGCGGTCTATAAGGCTCAAtccaaatttcaagagatGAATCAATTACAGCTTGAACAAGAGgagcagcagcatcaacTAAGGGCTCATGATGATAGATCCGGATTAAAATTTGTTGTACTGGTTACGGACGATTCTAATATGAGGAAAAAAGCTCAGGACCAGGATGTCCGTACCTTTAGTACTAAATTTGTCTTTTCACTATGcaattcaattggattGCGAAGTAAAATTTGTACTAATTAG
- the VPR1 gene encoding Vpr1p (weakly similar to uniprot|P40455 Saccharomyces cerevisiae YIL152W Hypothetical ORF) has product MDRKGSDLYRDARSKNPGALRLSQLAYKSSSLLSTRKNLPLESKNVNVTSLCGSKKIEHASFKRKPLSSINQKSYVVASQESNNAKPLDSILQNSKVSKLSQPITTTNIARGEDIRDSYTLRRRIRDDNEKCASSADKKKTNLVTQLICALNDFNLMVKTSQQNQNYDILVDIRHAIWLSPFEIMVISDDPRVKRAILHSHKAIPKFVNSPSRLAICSKCCLTLYNDMNWYLKWKFL; this is encoded by the coding sequence ATGGATCGAAAAGGCTCAGATTTATACAGAGATGCTCGAAGCAAGAATCCAGGTGCTTTAAGACTGAGTCAGTTGGCATataaatcttcatcactatTATCAACGAGGAAAAACTTACCACttgaatccaaaaatgTTAACGTTACTTCGCTATgtggttcaaagaaaataGAACATGCAAGCTTTAAAAGAAAACCACTTTCGTCGATAAATCAAAAATCATATGTGGTTGCTAGCCAAGAGTCAAATAATGCTAAACCTTTGGATTCTATTTTACAGAATTCTAAAGTGTCGAAATTATCTCAGCCGATAACGACGACAAACATAGCAAGAGGAGAGGATATTAGAGATAGTTACACGTTACGCAGGCGTATACGTGATGATAATGAGAAGTGTGCTTCTAGTGctgataagaaaaaaactAATTTAGTTACCCAGTTAATTTGCGCATTAAACGATTTTAACCTTATGGTAAAGACATCAcaacaaaatcaaaattatGATATTTTAGTCGATATAAGGCATGCAATTTGGTTATCGCCTTTTGaaataatggtaatatCTGATGACCCGAGGGTTAAAAGGGCCATTTTACACTCGCATAAAGCAATACCGAAATTTGTAAATTCACCTTCCAGATTGGCcatttgttcaaaatgCTGTTTAACGTTATACAATGATATGAATTGGTACTTAAAATGGAAATTTCTCTAA